Proteins co-encoded in one Rattus rattus isolate New Zealand chromosome 5, Rrattus_CSIRO_v1, whole genome shotgun sequence genomic window:
- the LOC116900786 gene encoding seminal vesicle secretory protein 3A-like has translation MKSIFFSLSLLLLLEKQAAGIGIYGGTKGHFLVKTSPLVFIDKGQFLYGHREVQEEAPEESILVQTKHHVYSQDVDADTAEAHGSQKQTGLKEDIVCDEEDELAQQKSQLKSQSQIKSQTQVKSHEAQVKSQTGQLKTAGQVKSQTKLKSHGASLKFYKAPLHLRKDVSQQQIKGKGYDLHQDLPQVRQQHANVHRLKRKLGQSSKMVAFLPIRHRFQPYHGYFMQFQEHLHGSVHHTKSFHHGPGMCYCPNGGLMLYQGTFTE, from the exons ATGAAGTCCATCTTCTTcagcctttctctgctcctccttctgGAGAAGCAAGCAGCCGGGATAGGAATCTATG GTGGGACAAAAGGACACTTTCTAGTAAAAACATCCCCACTCGTATTTATCGATAAAGGCCAGTTCCTTTATGGACACAGAGAAGTACAGGAAGAGGCCCCTGAAGAAAGCATCCTTGTGCAAACTAAGCACCATGTATATAGCCAGGATGTTGACGCTGACACGGCAGAGGCTCACGGATCACAAAAGCAGACAGGTTTGAAGGAAGACATAGTTTGTGATGAAGAAGATGAGCTTGCCCAACAAAAGTCCCAGCTGAAATCCCAGTCACAAATAAAATCCCAAACCCAAGTAAAATCCCATGAAGCCCAAGTGAAGTCCCAAACAGGGCAGCTAAAGACCGCGGGGCAGGTGAAATCACAAACCAAGCTGAAATCCCACGGAGCTTCTCTGAAGTTCTACAAAGCACCACTACATCTCCGGAAAGACGTTTCTCAGCAGCAAATCAAGGGCAAAGGATATGACCTACATCAAGACCTGCCCCAAGTGCGCCAACAACATGCAAACGTTCACAGACTCAAAAGAAAGCTTGGCCAGTCCAGTAAAATGGTAGCATTCTTACCCATTAGACACCGCTTCCAACCCTATCATGGGTACTTTATGCAATTCCAAGAGCATCTACATGGCAGTGTTCATCACACAAAATCTTTCCACCATGGTCCGGGAATGTGCTACTGTCCAAATGGAGGCTTAATGCTATACCAAGGCACCTTCACTGAGTAA
- the LOC116902366 gene encoding seminal vesicle secretory protein 2, whose product MKSSVFILSLFLLLERQAAVVGQYGGTKGHFQSSSSGFMLGQKGLNFGLKGGSEEAAEESIFMQSQHQMFGQDGGDMAQTSVSQEHTGVKGAAICRKGQVSQLKSQESQIKSFRQVKSSGQLKSGGSQLKSFGQVKSSESQLKSFGQVKASGSQLKSFGQVKASGSQLKSYGQMKSSGSQVKSFGQMKSSGSQVKSFGQMKASESQIKSFGQRKSQGGQLQSYGQMKSYGQTKSLESQAKSFGQVKSQSGQMKSSYGQRKSYGEETQLKSFDQDAQLKSYGQQKSQKQSSFSQVKSQSAQLKSFGQQKSLKGFSQQTQQKGFAMDEDLSQVRKQFDDDDLSVQQKSTQQMKAEEDLSQFGQQRQFGQERSQSYKGYLAQYRKKLQEQQQQKNFNQDSFFTKGGAGLYQAQLKG is encoded by the exons ATGAAGTCCTCTGTCTTCATTCTATCTCTGTTCCTCCTTCTGGAAAGACAGGCAGCTGTGGTTGGACAGTATG GTGGGACAAAAGGTCACTTCCAGAGCAGCTCATCAGGGTTTATGCTTGGTCAGAAAGGCCTCAATTTTGGGCTcaaaggaggaagtgaggaagcaGCTGAAGAAAGCATTTTTATGCAATCACAACACCAGATGTTCGGCCAGGATGGGGGTGACATGGCACAGACAAGTGTTTCACAAGAACATACAGGTGTAAAAGGGGCCGCGATTTGTCGTAAAGGACAAGTATCCCAATTGAAATCCCAAGAATCCCAAATAAAATCCTTTAGACAAGTAAAATCCAGTGGACAGCTGAAATCTGGAGGATCCCAATTAAAATCCTTTGGACAAGTGAAATCCAGTGAGTCCCAATTAAAATCCTTTGGACAAGTGAAAGCCAGTGGGTCCCAATTAAAATCCTTTGGACAAGTGAAAGCCAGTGGGTCCCAATTAAAATCCTATGGACAAATGAAATCCAGTGGGTCCCAAGTGAAATCCTTTGGACAAATGAAATCCAGTGGGTCCCAAGTAAAATCCTTTGGACAAATGAAAGCCAGTGAGTCCCAAATAAAATCCTTTGGACAAAGAAAATCCCAAGGTGGTCAACTACAATCCTATGGCCAAATGAAATCCTATGGGCAGACGAAATCCCTAGAATCCCAGGCCAAATCCTTCGGACAAGTAAAGTCCCAAAGTGGCCAAATGAAATCCTCCTATGGTCAGAGAAAATCCTATGGTGAAGAGACTCAACTGAAGTCTTTCGACCAAGATGCCCAACTAAAATCCTATGGTCAACAAAAATCCCAAAAACAATCCTCCTTTAGCCAAGTAAAATCTCAAAGTGCCCAACTAAAGTCCTTTGGCCaacaaaaatccctcaaaggGTTTTCTCAACAAACTCAACAGAAAGGATTTGCCATGGATGAAGATTTGTCACAAGTGCGGAAACAATTTGACGATGATGACCTCTCTGTACAACAGAAGTCTACCCAACAGATGAAAGCAGAGGAAGACTTATCTCAATTTGGACAACAACGACAATTTGGACAAGAACGCTCCCAATCCTATAAAGGATATCTTGcacaatacagaaagaaattacaggaacaacaacaacagaaaaattttAATCAGGATAGCTTTTTTACAAAGGGAGGGGCAGGCCTATATCAGGCTCAACTTAAGGGATAA